A genomic window from Winogradskyella sp. J14-2 includes:
- a CDS encoding DUF6090 family protein gives MIKFFRHTRKLLIEKNQMGKYFKYAIGEILLVVIGILIALQINNWNENRKSSIQEISVLKSLRDNLQQAEEQSKALINREIELKQILIKSINVASENNRSYKKQITDSIFKIAVWDLQRDLPTLTTYLNLKNTNQLGLIKNKLISEKFTQLDFKYNRLADILDDRLNVQEIRIDNISENNINFIQLLKFEIPEINNANEVSTDYEEILKNKKVRNLLGMKLTLTKDIIDRRLELDTEIKALLKLINEQLQN, from the coding sequence ATGATTAAATTCTTCAGACATACCCGCAAATTATTAATTGAAAAGAATCAAATGGGTAAATATTTCAAATATGCCATTGGCGAAATACTGCTAGTAGTTATCGGTATTCTCATTGCGCTACAAATAAATAATTGGAACGAAAACAGAAAAAGTAGTATCCAAGAAATTTCAGTATTAAAGAGTTTAAGAGACAATTTACAACAAGCTGAAGAACAGTCTAAAGCACTAATTAACCGAGAAATTGAATTAAAACAAATTCTTATCAAATCTATAAATGTAGCAAGCGAAAATAACAGGTCTTATAAAAAGCAAATTACCGATTCAATTTTCAAAATAGCAGTTTGGGATTTGCAGAGAGACTTACCGACGTTAACAACATACTTAAATCTAAAAAACACCAATCAATTAGGATTAATAAAGAACAAATTGATAAGTGAGAAATTCACCCAATTAGATTTTAAGTACAACAGATTAGCAGATATTTTAGATGATAGATTAAATGTTCAAGAAATAAGGATTGACAATATTTCAGAAAACAATATCAATTTTATTCAATTACTAAAATTTGAAATCCCTGAAATTAATAACGCCAATGAAGTTTCCACAGATTATGAAGAGATTCTGAAAAACAAAAAAGTGAGAAATCTTTTAGGAATGAAATTAACACTTACAAAAGATATTATAGATAGGCGATTAGAACTCGATACCGAAATAAAAGCACTGCTAAAACTTATAAATGAACAATTACAAAATTAA
- a CDS encoding aldo/keto reductase family oxidoreductase, which translates to MKYSRLIAGTMTWGSWGKQLSKRDMVDLMHHCLSNNITTFDHADIYGAYTTEADFGKAFTDSGIKREDIQLISKCGIQYLADNRNNKVKHYDYSKDYIIWSVEESLKNLETEYLDLLLLHRPSPLMVAEEIAEAITILKKEGKIRDFGVSNFTPSQMEIIGLRMDIDVNQIEFSLTQHLAMHDGTLDYMKTCGIKPMAWSPLGSVFREDNEQTRRIHKQLGELMDKYNATEDQLLLAWIMKHPSGIHPVVGTTNKTRLKQAVEAYKIDLELEDWFLILVASQGHKVP; encoded by the coding sequence GTGAAATATTCTCGATTAATTGCAGGTACAATGACCTGGGGAAGTTGGGGCAAACAACTCTCAAAACGCGACATGGTAGATTTAATGCACCATTGCCTTTCTAATAACATTACAACTTTTGACCACGCTGATATTTATGGTGCATACACAACTGAAGCTGATTTTGGCAAAGCATTTACCGATTCTGGTATTAAGCGGGAAGACATTCAGTTAATCTCAAAGTGTGGTATTCAATATTTAGCTGACAACCGAAACAACAAGGTAAAACATTACGATTACTCTAAAGACTATATCATTTGGTCCGTTGAAGAATCCTTAAAAAATCTCGAAACAGAATATTTAGACTTACTCCTTCTGCATAGACCAAGCCCTTTAATGGTTGCTGAAGAAATAGCAGAGGCAATTACCATCTTAAAAAAAGAAGGAAAAATAAGAGATTTTGGCGTTTCAAACTTTACACCTTCCCAAATGGAAATAATTGGATTGCGAATGGATATCGACGTGAATCAAATTGAATTTTCACTTACACAACATTTAGCAATGCACGATGGCACGTTAGATTATATGAAAACATGCGGAATAAAACCTATGGCTTGGTCTCCATTGGGTTCTGTGTTTAGAGAAGATAACGAGCAAACTAGACGTATCCATAAACAACTTGGTGAGTTGATGGACAAATACAACGCCACAGAAGACCAACTATTATTAGCTTGGATTATGAAACATCCTTCGGGAATTCATCCTGTGGTTGGGACAACTAATAAAACAAGACTTAAGCAAGCTGTTGAAGCCTATAAAATTGACCTAGAACTTGAAGACTGGTTTTTAATATTAGTAGCAAGTCAAGGCCATAAAGTTCCTTAA
- a CDS encoding DUF6090 family protein — translation MIKFFRHIRRSLINQNKMKNYFKYAFGEVLLVVIGILIALAINNWNENRKAKNNEIVLLSKLQEENSLNMTSIEDHLELRKEMPDAVDSFLNSLRVKT, via the coding sequence ATGATAAAATTCTTTCGTCATATTCGTCGCTCACTAATCAACCAAAATAAAATGAAAAATTATTTTAAATACGCTTTTGGTGAAGTATTACTAGTAGTCATTGGAATACTCATAGCCCTAGCGATTAATAATTGGAATGAAAATAGAAAAGCAAAAAATAATGAAATTGTCCTTTTAAGTAAACTGCAAGAAGAAAATAGCTTGAATATGACCTCTATCGAAGACCATCTCGAACTTAGAAAAGAGATGCCTGATGCAGTAGACAGTTTTTTGAATTCCTTGAGAGTAAAAACCTAG
- a CDS encoding isoaspartyl peptidase/L-asparaginase family protein — MKKLLICLLAFSLHFSCKNENNSNINNKSDTTATSKVETAEFTIIIHGGAGTILKKNMTPEKEAAYKAKLEEAIRVGYNILKNGGSSLDAVEKTINVLEDSPLFNAGKGAIFTNAETNELDASIMDGKTLNAGASAGTTTVRNPINLARAVMEKSKHVMLSGKGAEIFAEEQGLTLVDPSYFYTENRLESLKRVKEREAEKAGKFDTESAYLDFYDADIKDSKFGTVGCAALDKNGNLSAGTSTGGMTNKRYGRIGDAPIIGSGTYANNATCAVSSTGWGEYFIRAQVAHDISALMEYKGLSLKDAAKIVLDKVKALGGNGGIVAVDKNGNMVADFNTAGMYRATMNDKGELTIGIYKQ; from the coding sequence ATGAAAAAACTTCTTATTTGTCTTCTTGCGTTTTCGCTTCATTTCTCTTGTAAAAATGAGAACAACTCCAACATTAACAACAAATCTGACACTACAGCAACCTCAAAAGTTGAAACTGCCGAATTTACCATCATCATTCATGGTGGTGCAGGCACTATTCTCAAAAAGAATATGACACCAGAAAAAGAAGCTGCTTACAAAGCAAAACTCGAAGAAGCCATAAGAGTTGGCTATAACATTCTGAAAAATGGAGGAAGTAGTCTTGATGCTGTTGAAAAAACCATTAATGTTTTAGAAGATTCACCTTTGTTTAATGCTGGAAAAGGTGCTATCTTTACCAATGCCGAAACTAACGAGCTCGACGCTTCAATAATGGATGGCAAAACCCTAAACGCTGGTGCATCTGCAGGTACTACAACAGTTAGGAATCCTATTAATTTAGCAAGAGCTGTAATGGAAAAATCCAAACACGTGATGCTATCAGGAAAAGGTGCTGAAATCTTTGCAGAAGAACAAGGTCTAACACTTGTTGATCCATCTTATTTTTATACCGAAAACCGATTAGAATCCCTAAAACGAGTGAAGGAACGTGAAGCCGAAAAAGCTGGTAAATTTGACACTGAATCTGCTTATCTCGATTTCTACGATGCTGATATTAAAGATTCAAAATTTGGAACTGTTGGTTGTGCAGCACTCGACAAAAACGGAAACCTCTCTGCAGGTACTTCAACTGGAGGTATGACCAACAAACGCTACGGCAGAATTGGCGATGCGCCAATCATTGGCTCTGGTACTTATGCCAATAATGCAACCTGTGCCGTGTCGAGTACTGGTTGGGGAGAATATTTTATAAGAGCACAGGTCGCTCATGATATTTCTGCACTTATGGAATATAAAGGCCTCAGCCTAAAAGATGCTGCTAAAATAGTTCTTGATAAAGTTAAGGCACTTGGTGGCAATGGTGGTATTGTAGCTGTGGATAAAAACGGTAATATGGTAGCCGATTTTAATACGGCTGGCATGTACAGAGCCACAATGAATGACAAAGGAGAATTAACCATTGGGATATATAAGCAATAG
- a CDS encoding DUF6090 family protein, which yields MIKFFRRIRQRLLSENKFSKYLIYAIGEIVLVVIGILIALQINNWNTKRLLKSKEQVYLQQIRISLNSDLERIKEVKEFNALKTSKIDSTFIVLEQSNPERYVPAIAEYMSVVNEFDVFEPNAIAFDNMIASENIDLITDMELRKNLSLYYQRRNLNLTQERIKETTRQFVDDIMPKMGNRQLLKQLTQRDHSNLPDISEVNIHSDTQVYTNLFNMTLVIDGQNEYLEITTEDIKHLLNLINTNLK from the coding sequence ATGATTAAATTTTTTAGGCGAATTCGTCAACGACTTCTTTCTGAAAACAAATTCAGTAAATATCTAATCTATGCCATTGGTGAAATAGTCCTCGTGGTAATAGGAATCCTAATTGCACTTCAAATCAATAACTGGAACACCAAGCGATTATTAAAATCCAAAGAGCAAGTCTATTTACAACAAATTAGAATAAGCTTAAACAGTGATTTAGAAAGGATAAAAGAGGTTAAAGAATTTAATGCTTTAAAAACTTCAAAAATAGACTCAACATTTATAGTGTTAGAACAGTCTAACCCTGAAAGATATGTGCCAGCAATTGCAGAATATATGTCAGTAGTGAATGAATTTGACGTTTTTGAGCCCAACGCTATTGCTTTTGATAACATGATTGCCTCAGAAAATATTGATCTTATTACCGATATGGAGTTAAGAAAAAACTTATCACTTTACTATCAAAGAAGAAACTTGAATCTCACCCAAGAGCGAATTAAAGAGACAACGCGCCAATTTGTAGATGACATTATGCCTAAAATGGGCAACAGACAACTCTTGAAACAATTAACGCAACGCGACCACTCTAATTTACCCGATATTTCAGAAGTTAACATACATAGTGATACACAAGTTTATACCAATCTTTTTAATATGACTTTAGTTATAGATGGTCAGAATGAATATTTAGAAATAACTACAGAAGACATAAAACATTTGCTGAATTTAATTAATACTAATCTAAAATAA
- a CDS encoding DUF6090 family protein: MKIEYKTMIKFFRKIRYKLLSERKTSRYLKYAIGEIILVVIGILIALQINNWNEQKKAKQQEQTYYCKIAEDLQVDIKNIDSSLVTIDERLKSTERFLKNLLKIQTDKQVIFKDFIPTFRYYKFIPTKPAIVDITSSGKLETLRNQALKNRILSHYTEQDNALQIIDINDKAHIQKIIEIEKFADFGFQEVPEYQSIFDEELQGLLSSTQWQQNPKDELFIKIKDAMILSIIRSDREKELLKAIKTDAEELNSLLIENCD; this comes from the coding sequence TTGAAAATAGAATATAAAACTATGATAAAATTCTTCAGAAAGATAAGATATAAACTCTTGAGTGAAAGGAAAACATCACGATATTTAAAATATGCCATCGGTGAGATTATTCTCGTGGTCATCGGTATTTTAATTGCCCTTCAAATCAATAATTGGAATGAACAAAAAAAAGCAAAACAACAAGAGCAAACCTATTACTGCAAAATTGCCGAAGATTTACAGGTAGATATTAAAAATATTGATAGCTCGCTAGTCACTATTGATGAGCGGTTGAAAAGCACAGAACGGTTTTTAAAAAATCTTTTAAAAATACAAACGGATAAACAAGTCATTTTCAAAGACTTTATACCAACTTTTAGGTATTATAAATTCATCCCTACCAAACCAGCTATAGTTGATATCACATCATCTGGAAAACTTGAAACACTTAGAAATCAAGCTTTGAAAAACAGAATTTTAAGCCATTATACTGAGCAAGACAATGCATTACAAATCATTGATATAAATGACAAGGCGCATATTCAAAAAATAATTGAAATTGAAAAATTTGCCGATTTTGGATTTCAAGAAGTGCCAGAATATCAAAGCATATTTGATGAAGAATTGCAAGGATTATTATCCAGCACACAATGGCAACAAAACCCAAAAGACGAATTATTTATAAAGATTAAGGATGCTATGATTTTAAGTATAATTCGAAGTGACCGTGAAAAAGAGCTTCTTAAAGCCATTAAAACTGATGCCGAAGAATTGAATAGTTTATTAATTGAAAACTGCGATTGA
- a CDS encoding SDR family NAD(P)-dependent oxidoreductase, with amino-acid sequence MKKTALITGATSGIGRATAHEFAKHGINLVLCGRRQQRLDSIEKALSKQTDVHTLNFDVRNKKKTLKAIASLPTEFQNIDILINNAGNAHGLDPIQDGSLDDWDAMMDINVKGLLYVSKAIIPGMTERQSGHIINIGSSAGKEVYPKGNVYCGSKHAVLAITEGMRIDLNPFGIKVSAVNPGLVETEFSQVRFKGGNQADNVYKGYKALQPEDVAEVIYFAVSRPAHVNIADVLMLCTAQASSTIVKKE; translated from the coding sequence ATGAAGAAAACAGCATTAATAACAGGCGCTACAAGTGGCATTGGTAGAGCCACCGCACATGAGTTCGCTAAACATGGCATTAACTTAGTACTATGTGGGCGCAGACAACAACGATTAGATAGTATTGAAAAAGCCTTATCTAAACAAACGGATGTCCATACCTTAAATTTTGACGTTCGTAACAAAAAGAAAACACTTAAAGCTATTGCTTCGTTACCTACAGAATTTCAAAACATTGATATTTTAATCAATAACGCAGGTAATGCTCATGGATTAGACCCAATACAAGACGGAAGTCTGGATGATTGGGATGCCATGATGGATATTAACGTAAAGGGCTTGCTCTATGTTAGCAAAGCTATAATTCCAGGAATGACAGAGCGTCAATCCGGACATATTATTAATATTGGTTCATCTGCTGGAAAAGAAGTGTATCCAAAAGGCAATGTGTATTGCGGTAGTAAACATGCTGTTTTGGCAATAACAGAAGGTATGCGTATAGATCTTAATCCTTTCGGAATAAAAGTTTCTGCTGTGAATCCAGGTTTAGTAGAAACGGAATTTTCACAAGTGCGATTTAAGGGTGGAAATCAAGCTGATAATGTTTACAAAGGCTACAAAGCTTTACAACCCGAAGATGTAGCAGAAGTCATCTACTTTGCAGTATCCAGACCTGCTCACGTTAATATAGCAGATGTTTTAATGTTATGTACTGCACAAGCGAGTTCTACTATTGTAAAAAAGGAATAA
- a CDS encoding DUF1800 family protein, with amino-acid sequence MKQEELQHLYHRAGFGWHPRNYKEISKDRKQVVDALFENSKSILPIQLDFSYLDGLNQDDLKKFPSVVKDIQKKNKKKILELNYEWLKKLIYSNTLLRERMTLFWANHFVCRERNPLFAQQYNNTLRHYAIGDFRVFVKAISKNAAMLRYLNGKQNRKRKPNENFARELMELFTLGEGHFTEKDIKESARAFTGYSHNFEGGFVFRKLHHDYGFKTFLGKTARFNGDDIIDEILSNKQCARFICQKIYRYFVNPKLNKTHIEAMTDVFFKDYNIENLMRFVLLSDWFYAEENIGSKIKSPVELLVGIANTVPVTFQRQRDLLVIQKLLGQMLLDPPNVAGWKGDKAWIDANTIMLRLKLPSVLLNNAVISLEEFGDFNDATRAGFLKNNKGKLPFKTLADWDTFLKEFNSVETENLHQVILQGSINKGTLAYLETLRKTSKRDYCIQLMSLPEYQMC; translated from the coding sequence ATGAAGCAAGAAGAACTTCAACATTTGTATCATCGTGCTGGTTTTGGATGGCATCCTAGAAACTATAAAGAAATTTCAAAAGACAGAAAACAAGTAGTTGATGCGCTTTTTGAAAACTCTAAAAGTATCTTGCCAATACAATTAGACTTTTCTTATCTCGATGGTCTTAATCAAGATGACCTTAAGAAGTTTCCATCTGTAGTTAAAGACATTCAGAAAAAAAATAAAAAAAAGATTTTAGAACTCAATTACGAATGGTTAAAAAAGCTCATTTATTCAAATACATTACTAAGGGAGCGAATGACTTTGTTTTGGGCCAATCATTTTGTTTGTAGGGAAAGAAATCCTCTGTTTGCCCAACAGTATAATAATACATTACGCCATTATGCCATTGGTGATTTTAGGGTGTTTGTAAAAGCAATTTCTAAAAACGCCGCTATGCTGAGGTATCTAAATGGGAAACAAAATAGAAAACGAAAACCTAATGAGAATTTTGCGCGCGAGTTAATGGAACTATTCACCCTAGGAGAAGGACATTTTACCGAAAAGGATATCAAGGAAAGCGCTAGAGCATTTACAGGATATAGCCACAATTTTGAAGGAGGTTTTGTATTTAGAAAACTACATCACGATTATGGTTTTAAGACTTTTTTAGGGAAGACAGCACGTTTTAATGGCGATGATATTATAGACGAAATACTCTCCAACAAACAATGCGCTAGATTTATATGTCAAAAGATATATCGCTATTTTGTAAATCCAAAGCTTAATAAAACACATATCGAAGCTATGACTGATGTGTTTTTTAAAGATTACAATATTGAAAATTTAATGCGCTTTGTATTGTTGTCTGATTGGTTTTATGCCGAAGAAAATATTGGGAGTAAAATAAAATCACCGGTAGAGCTATTGGTCGGAATAGCAAATACTGTTCCTGTAACATTTCAAAGACAAAGAGATTTACTTGTCATCCAAAAATTATTGGGTCAAATGCTATTGGACCCACCAAATGTTGCAGGCTGGAAGGGAGACAAAGCTTGGATAGACGCCAATACCATTATGCTAAGATTAAAGCTACCATCCGTTTTACTAAACAACGCCGTAATTTCTCTAGAAGAATTTGGAGATTTTAATGATGCAACAAGAGCTGGTTTTTTAAAAAATAATAAGGGTAAATTACCATTTAAGACATTAGCTGATTGGGATACATTTTTAAAAGAATTTAATAGTGTTGAAACTGAGAATCTCCATCAGGTTATATTACAAGGAAGTATTAACAAAGGTACTTTAGCTTATCTAGAAACGTTGCGTAAAACATCTAAACGGGATTATTGTATTCAGTTAATGTCCTTACCAGAATATCAAATGTGCTAG
- a CDS encoding ATP-binding protein, with amino-acid sequence MINKRLLIKNLLAHNDENSFYDKKRKVDISHKEGKAKFLKHICALSNSNPKNNSYIVIGVEDEDNKIVGTDFFDDSKIQNLINAYLTNPPIAQYENIPFPHLADDKVVGLVTIRPIDKITSLRKNIWKYYGGSVFFRDGSISMPKVFDIEIRDVNSKIVAEIENHAQNNIELTLNGVFDFMNKRQDFNPQYKVFKEYFVLCWSGQKKHVKNEVFYSRVDIEMINEQVRLFYSALDEVAIFYDDNSFKIVEYVRLGLQKSFKYYKLEEQIIHFDENANYSIEANLVFNPPQFDRKVLYHIYNTNNTLLEKLEKGITIANHEIPDLKNLAASYLICYLNGFEDALPKLEFAKPYIKNYSSNLYKSYKETIRILRKVKYN; translated from the coding sequence ATGATCAACAAACGCCTCCTCATAAAAAATCTACTGGCTCACAACGATGAGAACAGTTTTTATGACAAAAAGCGAAAAGTTGATATTAGCCACAAAGAAGGAAAAGCTAAATTTTTAAAGCACATTTGTGCATTGTCTAACAGCAATCCTAAAAACAACTCTTACATTGTTATTGGTGTTGAGGATGAAGACAATAAAATTGTAGGCACCGATTTTTTTGATGATAGTAAAATACAAAACCTCATCAACGCCTACCTCACCAATCCACCAATAGCACAATACGAGAATATTCCGTTTCCGCACTTAGCAGACGATAAAGTTGTGGGCTTAGTAACCATAAGGCCAATTGACAAGATTACATCTTTACGAAAGAATATCTGGAAATATTATGGAGGCTCCGTTTTTTTTAGAGATGGTAGTATAAGCATGCCAAAAGTGTTTGATATTGAAATTAGAGATGTTAACTCCAAGATTGTTGCTGAAATAGAAAACCATGCACAAAACAACATTGAGCTAACATTAAATGGTGTATTCGATTTTATGAATAAGCGGCAAGATTTTAACCCACAATACAAAGTTTTTAAAGAATATTTTGTGCTCTGTTGGTCTGGACAAAAAAAGCACGTTAAAAATGAAGTCTTTTATTCACGCGTGGATATTGAAATGATCAATGAACAAGTACGTTTATTTTACTCTGCATTAGATGAAGTTGCGATTTTTTATGATGACAATTCCTTTAAAATTGTAGAATATGTTCGTCTTGGGCTTCAAAAATCTTTTAAATACTATAAGCTCGAAGAGCAAATCATTCATTTTGATGAAAATGCAAATTATTCTATTGAAGCCAATCTTGTTTTTAATCCGCCTCAATTTGACAGGAAAGTATTGTACCACATATATAACACCAATAATACTCTACTCGAAAAGCTAGAAAAAGGAATTACAATTGCCAATCATGAGATTCCAGATTTAAAAAATTTAGCAGCAAGCTACTTAATTTGTTATCTCAATGGTTTTGAAGATGCACTACCCAAACTAGAATTTGCAAAACCATACATAAAAAATTACAGTTCTAATCTCTATAAATCTTATAAAGAAACCATTAGAATTTTAAGAAAGGTAAAGTACAATTAA
- a CDS encoding aldehyde dehydrogenase family protein yields the protein MEAIATDFGIREALKQLGVKDVNEGTSTGSNSFGSGELISSYSPTDGQLIGKVSTTTREDYDKVIKTAQDAFLQFRAMPAPQRGEIVRQFGNRLRELKEPLGKLVSYEMGKSLQEGYGEVQEMIDICDFAVGLSRQLNGQTIPSERPGHVMREQWHSLGIVGIISAFNFPVAVWSWNTALAWVCGDVCVWKASEKAPLCAVACQNIIAEVLKENNLPEGISCIINGDYKVGEFMTTDHRIPLISATGSTRMGRIVGATVAERFGKSLLELGGNNAIIITPTADLKVVVPGAVFGAVGTCGQRCTSTRRLIIHESVYDKVRDAIVGAYKQLTIGNPLDEKNHIGPLIDTDSVNTYLSAIEKAKAEGGNILVEGGVLEGEGYESGCYVKPAIIEAENDFEIVQTETFAPILYLMKYSGDLENAIEMQNGVAQGLSSAIMTNEMKEAEKFLSFAGSDCGIANVNIGTSGAEIGGAFGGEKETGGGRESGSDAWKIYMRRQTNTINYSDELPLAQGIKFDL from the coding sequence ATGGAAGCAATTGCTACCGATTTCGGAATAAGAGAAGCTTTAAAACAATTAGGTGTTAAAGATGTTAACGAAGGAACTTCTACAGGCTCAAATAGCTTTGGAAGTGGTGAGTTAATTTCATCTTACTCTCCAACAGATGGACAATTAATTGGTAAAGTTTCTACGACAACTAGAGAAGACTACGATAAAGTTATAAAGACAGCTCAAGACGCCTTTTTACAGTTTAGAGCAATGCCTGCACCGCAAAGAGGTGAAATAGTAAGACAGTTTGGTAACCGCTTAAGAGAATTAAAAGAGCCATTAGGTAAGTTGGTGTCTTATGAAATGGGTAAATCTTTACAAGAAGGTTACGGAGAAGTACAAGAAATGATAGACATCTGCGATTTTGCAGTAGGTTTATCTAGACAGTTAAACGGGCAAACTATTCCATCGGAAAGACCAGGACACGTTATGAGAGAGCAGTGGCACTCTTTAGGTATTGTTGGTATTATTTCAGCATTTAATTTCCCAGTTGCAGTTTGGTCTTGGAACACAGCTTTAGCATGGGTTTGCGGTGATGTTTGTGTATGGAAAGCTTCAGAAAAAGCACCACTTTGTGCAGTAGCTTGTCAAAATATTATTGCTGAGGTATTAAAAGAAAATAATTTACCAGAAGGTATTTCTTGTATCATAAACGGAGATTATAAAGTAGGTGAGTTTATGACAACAGATCATAGAATTCCGCTAATCTCTGCAACAGGATCTACACGTATGGGACGTATTGTTGGAGCTACAGTTGCTGAGCGTTTTGGTAAATCTTTATTAGAATTAGGAGGAAACAACGCTATAATTATTACACCAACTGCAGATTTAAAAGTAGTTGTACCTGGTGCAGTGTTTGGTGCAGTTGGTACTTGCGGACAACGTTGTACAAGTACGCGTCGATTAATCATTCATGAGTCAGTTTACGATAAAGTAAGAGATGCTATTGTTGGCGCATACAAGCAATTAACTATTGGTAATCCATTAGACGAGAAAAACCACATTGGTCCATTAATCGATACAGATTCTGTAAATACGTATTTATCTGCAATAGAAAAAGCAAAAGCTGAAGGTGGCAATATACTAGTTGAAGGAGGGGTTTTAGAAGGTGAAGGATACGAGTCTGGTTGCTACGTGAAACCAGCAATTATTGAAGCTGAAAATGATTTTGAAATTGTACAAACCGAAACTTTTGCTCCAATTTTATATTTAATGAAATATTCTGGAGATTTAGAAAATGCAATCGAAATGCAAAATGGAGTTGCACAAGGATTATCGTCTGCAATCATGACGAACGAAATGAAAGAAGCAGAAAAATTCTTATCCTTTGCAGGAAGTGACTGCGGTATTGCCAATGTAAATATTGGTACTTCTGGTGCTGAGATTGGTGGTGCTTTTGGAGGTGAAAAAGAAACAGGTGGCGGACGTGAATCAGGATCTGATGCTTGGAAAATATACATGCGTAGACAAACCAATACTATTAATTATTCAGACGAATTACCTTTGGCACAAGGTATTAAGTTTGATCTTTAG
- a CDS encoding DUF1501 domain-containing protein — protein sequence MDRRKFLKNSALTSSLFFVPSFLKAFESVDTSRLGFKRLVVVQLAGGNDGLNTIIPYNNDIYYNARPRLAITNDIIRMTDDLGFHPSLAPLRSLYDNGELSILNNVGYPNPVRSHFRSMDIWQTASDSNTYLQSGWLGRYMDIYGKKPYNAIEMDEQLSLAMKGQYFNGIATNNYKVLYKTAKDPFFRNVLSHYNDTHLSEHNLGYLYQTMIEATSSAKYIFENTKVKSSQQEYPQNGFAKQLKNVAQFINSDLDTKVFYTSLGGFDTHANQQNKQARLLTQYAESISAFVKDLKQNNTFKDTLVLTFSEFGRRVKQNAANGTDHGAANNVFVIGENLKKAGFYNNLASLEHLDSNGDLKYEIDFRTVYATILSKWLDADDRIVLNQDFEKLNFI from the coding sequence ATGGATAGACGAAAATTTTTAAAAAATTCCGCATTAACAAGTAGCTTGTTTTTTGTGCCAAGTTTTCTTAAAGCCTTTGAGTCTGTAGATACTTCGCGTTTAGGGTTTAAACGACTAGTTGTTGTTCAACTAGCAGGTGGAAATGATGGTTTAAATACCATAATTCCGTACAATAATGATATCTACTATAATGCTAGACCACGTTTGGCAATTACCAATGACATTATTCGTATGACTGATGATTTGGGATTTCACCCAAGTTTAGCACCCTTACGTTCGTTGTACGATAACGGAGAGCTTTCAATATTGAATAACGTTGGTTATCCAAATCCAGTACGCTCTCACTTTAGGTCAATGGATATTTGGCAAACGGCAAGTGATTCTAATACGTATTTACAAAGTGGGTGGTTGGGAAGATATATGGATATATATGGAAAAAAACCCTACAACGCCATTGAGATGGATGAGCAACTAAGCTTAGCAATGAAAGGCCAATATTTTAACGGTATAGCCACTAATAATTATAAAGTTTTATATAAAACAGCCAAAGATCCATTTTTTAGAAATGTGCTCAGTCATTACAACGATACGCATTTGAGTGAGCACAATTTGGGATATCTTTATCAAACCATGATAGAGGCCACATCTTCTGCTAAATACATTTTTGAAAATACTAAAGTAAAATCATCGCAGCAAGAGTATCCTCAGAATGGATTTGCAAAACAGCTAAAAAATGTAGCCCAATTCATTAACTCAGATTTAGATACCAAGGTATTTTACACTTCTCTTGGCGGTTTTGATACGCACGCCAACCAACAAAATAAACAAGCAAGATTATTAACGCAATATGCTGAAAGTATTTCGGCTTTTGTAAAAGATTTAAAACAAAACAACACTTTTAAGGACACCTTGGTTTTAACGTTTTCAGAATTTGGAAGACGTGTAAAACAAAACGCAGCAAACGGAACAGACCACGGAGCGGCAAACAACGTTTTTGTTATTGGTGAAAATTTAAAGAAAGCTGGATTCTATAATAATCTAGCCAGCCTAGAGCACTTAGACTCTAATGGAGATTTAAAATATGAAATCGATTTTAGAACAGTTTACGCTACAATTTTAAGCAAATGGTTAGATGCTGATGACAGAATCGTATTAAATCAAGATTTTGAAAAGCTTAACTTTATCTAG